One Campylobacter sp. RM16192 genomic region harbors:
- a CDS encoding radical SAM protein has product MFKERIKGHHTGGGGSKPVPATEEELFEFLQGTPERKDGVIYFHIPFCDNICSFCSMNRSKLEGELDTYTEFLLSEIEKFGKFPYMKAKNIESVYFGGGTPTVLKEKHLDPIINAIHKNFKISPTCEFSLESTLHNLSPKKLKLLDSLGVNRFSIGVQTFSDDGRKLLNRVFDKEEALKRLKQIRDNFDKFVCIDIIYNYPGETVEEVLEDARIVKELKIDSVSFYSLMFSPGSVLSKEISPDYYSLETDKELHHGFANSLLDSGDYEVLEHTKITRKNRDEYKYIRLGHKGEDTLPIGFGAGGRLGNYSMFAMNKDRKMITKTNETQRNFGKFMSLFQYPNVKFSDMSQYIKPSTIEEIKDFLKLCEKHNYMKVNDHGATLNIDGVFWGNTMAAEISKIARKDFE; this is encoded by the coding sequence ATGTTTAAAGAACGTATAAAGGGACATCATACTGGAGGAGGCGGAAGCAAGCCTGTTCCGGCAACAGAGGAAGAGCTTTTTGAATTTTTACAAGGCACTCCTGAGCGCAAAGACGGTGTGATATATTTTCATATACCGTTTTGCGATAATATCTGTTCGTTTTGCTCGATGAATAGAAGCAAACTTGAAGGAGAGCTTGATACTTATACAGAATTTTTACTAAGCGAAATTGAAAAATTCGGCAAATTTCCATATATGAAAGCCAAAAATATAGAATCTGTATATTTTGGCGGCGGAACTCCTACAGTGCTAAAGGAGAAGCATTTAGATCCGATAATAAACGCCATACATAAGAATTTTAAAATTTCTCCTACTTGCGAATTTAGCCTTGAAAGCACGTTGCACAACCTAAGTCCAAAGAAGCTCAAACTACTTGATAGTCTTGGAGTAAATCGCTTTAGTATAGGAGTGCAAACCTTTTCAGATGACGGTAGAAAACTTCTAAATAGAGTATTTGACAAAGAAGAGGCACTTAAGAGACTAAAACAAATAAGAGATAATTTTGATAAATTCGTCTGCATAGATATTATATACAACTACCCTGGTGAAACCGTAGAAGAAGTGCTTGAAGATGCAAGAATAGTAAAAGAGCTTAAAATAGATAGCGTGAGCTTTTATTCGTTAATGTTTAGTCCTGGCTCGGTTTTATCCAAAGAAATTTCACCGGACTACTACAGTCTTGAAACAGACAAAGAACTTCATCATGGTTTTGCAAATTCTCTTCTTGATAGCGGAGATTACGAGGTTTTAGAGCATACTAAAATAACAAGAAAGAATAGAGATGAGTATAAATATATTCGTCTTGGTCACAAAGGAGAGGATACTCTTCCTATAGGATTTGGAGCAGGCGGCAGGCTTGGTAACTACTCAATGTTTGCAATGAATAAAGATCGCAAAATGATCACAAAAACAAATGAAACACAAAGAAATTTCGGCAAATTTATGAGCCTATTTCAATATCCTAACGTAAAATTTAGCGATATGAGTCAATATATCAAACCTAGCACAATTGAAGAGATCAAAGATTTTCTAAAACTTTGTGAAAAACACAACTATATGAAAGTTAACGATCATGGTGCAACCTTAAATATAGATGGAGTATTTTGGGGAAATACTATGGCGGCTGAAATATCAAAGATAGCAAGAAAGGATTTTGAATGA